ACCTGTATAAATAACTTCCATTCCTGCATCTCTCAGAGCACGGGCAACAACTTTTGCTCCTCTATCATGACCATCAAGACCAGGTTTAGCAATTAAAACTCTAATCTTTCTTTCCATTCTATCTATTTTTAAAATTTCTTCTCTTCACTGTCTACTCTTTTCTTTTTCATTTAAAACTGTATCGGCTCCTGATAGCCCCCCCATATTTCTCTCAAGGAATCCATTATTTCTCCCAATGTGGCATAAGATTTAACACATTTCAAGATATAAGGCATTAAATTTTCATTATCAATGGCAGCTTTCTTCAATGTTTCAAGATTTTCTTTTACATAAGATGTATTCCTCTCGTTTTTTACATCTTTTAATCTTTGAAGTTGATGTTCTACCACTGCCTCATCCACAACAAGAGTTGGTATTTTTTCATTTTCCATAATAAATTCATTAACTCCAACGATTATTTTCTCTTTTCTTTCCACAGCTTTCTGGTACCAGTATGAGCTCTCTTGAATTTCTCTTTGAGGGAAGCCAGCTTCAATTGCTCTAACCATCCCTCCTAAATCATCAATTTTCTTAATGTATTCATTTGCCTTTTCTTCAATCTCATCAGTTATTTTTTCCATGTAATAGGATCCACCTAAAGGGTCAATTGTGTTTGCAACTCCACTTTCATAGGCTAAAATCTGCTGAGTTCTCAATGCTATGGTTACTGCCTGTTCTGCGGGAAGGGCATAAGTTTCATCCATTGAATTTGTATGAAGAGACTGGGTGCCACCTAAAACTGCAGCTAAAGCCTGAATTGCGACCCTTACTATGTTGTTATAAGGTTGTTGTGCCATAAGCGATACACCAGAGGTCTGCGTGTGAAACCTCAACCACCAGGATCTCTCATTTTTTGCTTTAAATCTTTCTTTCATTATTTTTGCCCACATTCTCCTCGCTGCCCTGAATTTTGCAATCTCTTCAAAAAAGTCATTATGAGAATTGAAGAAAAATGATAACCTCGGTGCAAACTCATCTACATTAAGTCCTCTTTTTATTGCCCATTCTACATACTCAATGCCATCTCTCAATGTGAAGGCCAGTTCCTGAACTGCAGTTGCTCCTGCTTCTCTTATATGATATCCGGAGATAGAAATTGTATTCCACTGAGGAACTTCTTTAGAACCAAATTCAAATGTATCCACAACAAGCTTCATCGATGGCTCTGGCGGAAAAACATATTCTTTCTGAGCTATGTATTCTTTAAGGATATCGTTTTGAATGGTTCCTCTTATAACTTTCGGGCTTACACCCTGTTTTTCCGCAACTGCTATGTACATAGCCCAGAGAACTGCTGCAGGAGCATTGATTGTCATCGATGTGGATATTTCTCCCAGGTTTATTCCATCAAAAAGAACTTCCATATCTCTTAATGATGAAATTGCCACTCCGCACTTTCCAATCTCACCTGTGGCAAGGGGATGGTCTGCATCGACTCCCATTAATGTAGGAAGGTCAAATGCTACAGACAAACCTGTCTGACCTTGAGAGAGTAAATATTTATATCTCTTATTTGTATCCTCAGGACTTCCAAATCCTGAGAATTGCCGCATTGTCCACAATTTTCCTCTATATAACGTTGGATGAATTCCCCTTGTAAAAGGATATTCTCCAGGAAATCCTAATTTTTCTAAATATGAGAAATTATCAAGGTCGAGGGGTGTATAAAGTCTTTTGATTTTCCTTCCTGAAACGGATGTAAATTCTTTTTGTCTTTCAGGAGACGATTTAACGTATGGCTCAAGGTTTTTTCTCTCCCAATCTTTTTTTTTATCCATTAAACGTTTCTTATCCTCAGCCAAACTTCATCTCCATTCACTTTTTTATATATATAAATTAACTTTTTTAGTCAAATGTCACTCCTATATTGAGAGAGGGCAATCATCTTCTGAGCGAAGAGGATGATTGGCCTCTCGAAAAATTTAAACGCAATCTTAACTCCCTAAAAATAAAAAAGGCAGAAGATTTACTCCTGCCTTCTATTTTTTCTTTTTACTGGTTTCTGTCTACTATTTACTATTCACGCTTTACGGTTCACTGTTTCTAATTACCAGCTACAAATGAATGTAAGAAATGCAACATGATATTTATATGCTGGTTCAAGGGCTCCCAAATAAAGGGCATAACCTGTAGCAAGCATGTCGACTTTCCAGTCATTTCTTGTAATGTCTTCAAGGTCGTACTGTTCATACCAGTACCCTAAAGCAACTGAGAAACGGGGTCTTAGTTTCCAAAGTAATCTTGCTCTGATAGTTTGAAGCGTTGTTGTGTCAATTTTCTTTGTGAAATTTGCTGCTAAATCAGGTCCTGTTCCTTCTCTTCCAGGAGGTGAATATAAATCAGAAGTTCCATCAGCCTTTGAATATGTATAGGAAAGGTCAAAATTAATTTTATCCTTTTTTAGATATGTATTTAAACCTCCACCAAAAGTATCTACTGTATCTTTTAAGGTTGCAAACCAGTCGTTGAGAGTACTTGCAGAAATCTTATCATAGGGAGGGTTGGCAGTTTGTCTTGCACCCTGATAACCTTTATATTCTTCTCTCGAATAAAACCCATAAATTGCAGAATTTGCCCCAATAGAATATGACAAATCAAAAGAATACAACGAAAAGTCATCTGTTTTTAATCCATAATCAGACTTTGGATATTTATCTTTTCCTGACATATATGAAGCTGAAAAATCAAGGTTTTTAATTGGTGAAATTCCAACCAGGAAATTAATTCCTTCTCTGTCTCTATTCGCTTCATGGTATCTTCTGAAATTAAAGCTTCCCGGAAGTCTGAGAAGATAAAGATCTTTTTTGCCCTCTAAAGACCATTCTCTTTTAGCGCTTAGATAAGAGACTCTTAAAAGAAGCCAGTCAGTTAAATTGCTGTCAATAGAAGCTTTTAATGTTCCTTCATCGCTCTTTCCCTCATCTTCTTCTCCTAATTTTCTTTCAATGCTGTAAAAGGAGTAACCAACTTTGAACGAAGTGTTTTTTATCAGATTAAACGATAAATCCCCAAAATATCTTGATTGTACAAATTTATATGGCTCAACTGACACCGGAACCTCTTCCCAAACCTGATCAAACCTTGAATAACCGGGAAGATGCAATTCATGAGTTTGATTGTCAAAATTGTAGTATCTATATCCAGCATTCAAATATACGTTTTTAATAATTTTTGATATAAGGGTAAAATCCATCGATGTTATATTTGCTTTTGCATTGGCTGTGTCAGCAGGAGAATTTAAAGCGCCTGAGTATTCATGTACTATCGCTGTATTTATTGTATAGGGAAGAAGTTTTTCATTTTGAGAGAATGAGCCATAGGAAATTGAACCATTCAATCTCGTTGATTTTAATAACTTAAAGGAACTATTGATGTAGAATTTTTGAGCTGAATTTGAAGGCATCAGAGCCATCTGTCCTCTTACACTTCCATTTCCCCATACATACGCACCTACGGGAGCGTGATAACTTTGATCAGTAATTCTATATGGGTTATCCCAAATTAAAGTCTGAATATCATTTTCAAATGTAGAAGCATAATATCCTGCCCGGAGTGTTCCCCATTGTTTTGAATATTCTAAGTTCGCATCTACATTTGTAGTATTATAATCAATAGGCTCTTGAACTTCCACAACATGGCTGAATCCAAATGAAGCTCCAATAGGTCGTGTGCCTTTTCTTGCCTCTCTTGAAGCATTAAAGTTAATGCTTAAAGGAACGGATGGATTGTAGGTAAGGTCTAATGTTCCCTTGTTTCTGATAAGCCCAAGTCCAACATCATGGGCTCCTGTTAGAAAGTCTGAAATCAGAGTCCTTGCTTTTCCAATATACCTGAGCGCATTCAGTCCGCCATCTCCAACAGCATTCTGAGCGTCCAACTGAATCTGGTCTGATAATGTATAAACACCTGGTTTGAGTTCCCCATAAAGAGTCTTTCCTTCAAAGCTGAACCTGTGGGGAATCTTATCCCATTCAAAGTCTACATTATATTTTCCATAATCTCCTAATGAGAATCCATATTTTCCATCCTTCTGCCTTATCCTGTTTGCATAGAAATTTAAATATCTGTCTCCTCTTTCAACGGTTAAGTCAAAAAGATTGAAATAGAATCCTCTTGGAACATCTCTATATTCATAGTACTTTGAAGATTTAGCATCTGTCTGAATATCTTCTGCTCCTGTTACAGCTCTGCCCTTTACCTTTACCTCTTCTTTCTCTTTTTCTTCTGCTGAAACTGGCAAAATTGACAAACCAAAAATAATTCCAAAAATTAATATTAAATTTAATAATTTCCTCATTTCACACCTCCATTACCTTAAAAATGTCTTTCCAGAAGGATGATTAGAGCCATGAATTAAGGCATGGCAGTTTGTGCAAGAACGGTTGAATAATCTGTTAGAAAGGATCTGTGTTTGATCGTAAAGTGTGCCAGGGTGTCTTGTGTCTGAATGGCATCTCTGACAGAGAAAAGGTAACTTTGCTTTTAGCATTTTGAGATGATTCGTTCCGTGAGGTTCATGACATAATGAACAGTCTTCCCTCACAGGAACATGTTCCCATATAAAAGGACCTCTTTTTTCAGCATGGCATTCATAACATTTCTCAGTTATTGAATCAGCATCAATTAATTTGGCAGTCTGAGTTCCATGGGGATTATGGCAGTCTGAACAGTTAACCCTTCCCTCTCTAATTGGATGATGGGATGCTCTGTAGAATTGAGATTCTTTCTGTTTGTGGCATGAAAAGCAGAGTTCAGTCTCTTTCGCTTTAACAAGCTGAGCTTTTTCAGCTTTTGCATTATGAACACTGTGGCAGTTCTGACAGGCAAGTCCTCGTGCATCATGGGCACTTCCTAACCAGAACATTTTTCTTCCTCTTTCATGGCATTGAAGACACATATCGGATTTTTCTTCACTCGTAAGAGCTGCAACGGACTTTATTTTTGTTTTATCACCGCCAGCTTCCACATGAGCACCAGCAGGTCCATGACAGGTTTCGCATGCTTTGTCAGAACGAAGTTCAAATCCTTTCTTTCCATGAATTGTGTCTTTGAAGGCTTTAACCATTTCCTCATGGCACATTTCACATTGTTCTATCCCTGCATATTCTGCTTCTTGCTGTGCAATCGCCCTCTCTGGTGATGAGAATAAAATTAATGAAAGTATTAATATGACAACAGGAATTAGAATAGTGAATGCCAGCTGATTAAATCTACTTTTAAACTCCATCACTGCACCTCCTCCTTTACATGAATTTTATAAATAATGCCACGCTTTTTTAAATTAAAATTCTATAAAAGTATAAATTTCAATAACATATAATATGAATTAAATTTATAACGCATATTAAAAAATTTTGTCAAGCATTTTTAGACATTAGTGAATATTAATAAATAAATCCCCATAAAAATTATACATAAATATTAATCTAATTTTTTTATTATCAATAAAATATTAATTTTTATTTATTGTATTAAAAATTATTTCAAAGGACCGAGTATTTCTCTTGATATCACATATTTCTGAATTTCATTAGTTCCTTCGTATATCTGCATAAGTTTTGCATCTCTTACAAGTTTTTCCATCGGATAGTCTTTCATGTATCCATATCCTCCGAATATCTGGAGGGCATCAACTGTAATCTTCATCGCTACATCTGTAGCGAATAACTTTGCCATCGCAGCTTCTTTTGTTGCCTTCAGTCCATTATCAAGAAGCCATGCAGAATGATATACAAGATGTCTTGCTGCATTAATCTCGGTTGCCATTTCTGAAAGTTTAAAAGCAATATGTTGAAAAGAAGCGATTGGTTTTTCGAATTGCTTTCTTGTCTTTGAATATTCTAAGGCATGTTCATAGGCTGCTCTTGCAATCCCGAGTCCTCCTGCTCCAACAGAAGGACGAGCTTTATCAAGGGTCTTCATCGCGACGAGAAATCCCATACCTTCTTTTCCGAGCAAATTTTCTTCAGGAATTTTTACATCATCAAAAAATATCTCTGCTGTATTTGATGCTCTATGTCCCATCTTATTTTCAATTTTTCCAATTTTAACTCCTGGGGTATCCATTGGAACTATAAAGGCTGTAATTCCTCTCGGACCTCTTGTTCTGTCGACTGTTGCAAATACCACTGAAAGCTTTGACACTCCTCCATTTGTTATGAAGCATTTTGAACCGTTTATTATATATTCTCCATTTGCTTTTTTGGCAGTCGTAGCTATTCCTCCAGCGTCTGAACCAGCCTCTCTTTCAGTTAATGCAAAAGAGGCAAAGCCCATTTCTTTTGTAAATGATGTAAAAAATTTCCTTTTTTGCTCATCATTTCCAAACAGAATAATAGGAGTAAGGGCGAGGGAGTTTGCCATTATCGATGTATACATCCCTGCACAACCCCATGCTAGTTCCTCACATATAATAACAGTATCTAAAGTAGAAAGACCTCCTCCCCCATATTCTTGAGGAATCGAGGATGTCAAAAATCCAACCTCAAAAGCTTTTTTCATAATTTCCCAAGGGAACTCGTCACTTTCATCATATTTTGCAGCATTCGGTCTTAATTCTTTTAAGGCAAATTCTCTTGCCATTTCCTGTAATGCTATCTGTTCCTCAGTTAATCTAAAATCAACCATTAGTTCCTCCTTCTATATCTATGATTTTAAAAAATAAAGTAACCATTTCATCACTCTCTTTAAAACAAAAAACTCAATTAATACAAACGAAATTAACAATGTTACATTTACCGTCATTCCTGCAAAAGCAGGAATCCAGACGTCGTCCCCGCGGAAGCGGGGAACTACATAAAGGAACTGGATTCCCACTTTCGTGGGAAACCCTGGATTCCCGCCTGCGCGGGAATGACAACACTAAATGTCTATGTCAACTTACTTAATGCTTTTGTATTAATTCTGTAATTGATTAATTTTATTCTCCGCTTATCTGAACTTTGATCTCTCTTCTTCGGGGCCGATTATCAAAATCAATAAAAACTATCTGCTGCCATGTCCCAAGGAGCAGTTTTCCTTCTGATATTGGAACCACAAGGGAAGATCCTATTAGAGATGCTCGCAAATGGGAAAAACCATTTCCATCTCCCCAGGTACTGTCATGATGATATGATTTAGAACTGGGGATAATTTTTTCTATAATTTCCTTAAAATCCTTTATTAAATTTGGTTCATACTCAATGGTTGTTAATCCACCTGTTGATCCAGCAACAAAAATTAATACATGACCATTCTTTACTCCATATTTCTTTACAAGATCTGAAATTTCCTCTGTTATATCTTTCACATCACAGAACCCTTTTGTCTGTAATGAAATCGAAGAATTAATTATTTTCATTTTTGATAAGACTCTTTATAAATTATTCTCGCTTAAAAATCAACAATAAAATAACAAAATGAGAGGCCAACCATCCCATTCGCTCAGAATATGATTATCCTCATACTTTATATAGTGACCAGCAAGGGTGACTTCGTCCCACACTAACTTATTATTACCTAATACAAATGCATTGAATAAATTGTAGGGCAACCCTTTAGAGCCTGCCCCGAACTTGATTCGGGGGTTGCTTAATGCAAGGCTAAAGCCTTGCCCTACATGTAACAATATTTTATGAGTTTGCTATAAATTAAGGAATTCATAATATCTCTCCTTCAATCACTTAATTTTTTTGGAATAAATACAGTTAGTGCAGGAGCACTCATGCTTCGCTCCCCCTCACTTATCCCGCTTCGCATTCGTGACGGTTTTCAGGAACCTTCGGTTTCTCCGCCACCCTTCCTGCTCACTCCACTTCTTTATAGATTTTGATTCCTTTCGATATATCGTTAAGAAGATGGTTGGCCTCTCTTTAAAAAATTGACTAATGCAACTTCTGATGTTAAAATCCAGTTCACCATGAAAAAAAGTTTTATAAAAATATTTCTTACCCTTCTGATTACCTTGCTTCTGCTCTTTTTCTTTTTTAAAAACACGGATTTAAAAGAAGTCCATTATCACCTGAAAAAGATTTCCTCCATTTCAATTCTTTCTTTCATTTTATTTGTCTTTCTCTCTTTTGTTATAAGAGCTTTTCGGTGGAAATATATGTTGATTAATCAAAAAGAGAATATTAAATTTTCGAATCTCCTCTCAGCAATTATCATCGGCTTTGCAATATCTTATTCCATCCCTGGAAGAGTTGGCGAGGTTGTTCGTCCTGTCTTAATCGGCTATAAGGAAAACATAAACAAAAGCTTTGCCTTTGGAACAGTTGTAGTCGAAAGGCTTTTTGATATCATCTCAGCAATTTTTTTGTATGGAACTTTTCTATTCTGGAGTCTCTTTGCCAATGATTCCCTCTATAAAGATAAAGAAGTATTCAAAATAATCAAGAAAGGAAGCATTTTTGCTTTCTCTCTTGTATTTTCTTTAATTTTTCTACTATTTATTTTCCATAAGAATAAAACTTTTCTAAGGTCTTTAATATTTTTTTTTATGAAACCTTTCACCCCAAAAATAAAACAAAATGTATTAAACATCGGAGAAAATTTTCTTAATGGAATTAATTGTTTTTTCTACAATAAAAAAAATCTTTTCTTTATCATATTTTATTCAATATTTCTATGGACTTTTATTTCCTTTTCTTACTGGTTCTTTCTCTATTTCACTGGGATAAAAATTCCATTTTTCTATTCCTTTCCGTACATCCTTATCCTGATCGTTGGTGCTTCTGTTCCCACACCAGGAATGGTTGGCGGGTTTCATGCAGCAAGTAAAATTGGTCTGGTATCCCTGTTCTCACTGGATGAGAATCAAGCGATTGGAATAACATTAATCCTCCACATAATTGTGGTTGTAACAACAATATTTCTGGGTATTCTTTTTTCATGGAAAGAAGGATTGTCTATTTCAAAGTTTAAAAGCATTGAAAAAACCAAAAAATTAAAACAATATATTTTCTAAAATGAAGTGTCCCCACTGCGGAGAAATCGAAGACAAAGTAATCGATTCGAGAATAGCAAAAGATGGCACAACTATAAGACGAAGAAGGGAATGCATCAAATGTGGAAGAAGGTTTACAACTTATGAAAAAATAGAAGAATTGCCATTTATGGTTATTAAAAAAGATGGAAGAAGAGAGCCGTTTAACAGACAGAAACTTCTTCTGGGAATAAGAAAAGCTTGCGAAAAAAGACCAATTTCTGTAAAAATAATAGAGGGAATAGCGAATGAAATAGAGGTTATGATGCAGGAAAAACAGGAAAGAGAGATTTCTACTTCTGAAATAGGTAAATTTGTGATGGAAAAGCTAAAAAAGCTGGATAAAGTTGCATATGTAAGATTTGCATCGGTCTACAGGGAATTTAAAGATGTCGACCAGTTTATGGATGAACTTTCTCAACTCTTAAAAGAGAAATAGGTGGATTTATGAAGAAAATATTTCCGTTTTCTGAAATTATAAGGCTCGAAACTGAGATGATGAAAATTTTTGAAGAATTCTTTCCTGTAGAAAAATCTAACGATATATTAAATGTCACCTGGGTTCCTAACGTTGATATCTGTGAAAAAAATGAAGAACTCATAATCAGAATAGAACTACCAGGGGTAAACAAAAAGGATATTAAAATTTATCTTACCGGGAATAAGCTGGAAATATCAGGAGTTAAAAAAGAACCCTTAAAACAGGATGCTAAAGTCTGGTATCTTCTTGTCGAACGAGAATACGGGAGATTTTTAAGAAGAGTTTTTCTTCCAGTCACTGTGAATTCTGAAGGTGTAAAGACTGTATTTGAAGATGGTATTCTTACGATAAAATTTACTAAATTTCAGGAAACTAAAAAAGGGCAGGTTGAAATAAAATTAGATTAGATGGAGTGAAAGATGCAAGAAGAAAAAGAAATTAAAGATGAAATCGGGATAGAAAATAACAGAGAAAAAATTCAGATTCCTCCTGAACTTCCTGTGCTTCTTCTCAGAGACATAGTAGTATTTCCTTTTATGGGAATCCCCCTTTATGTGGGAAGGGAAAAGTCCAAGAAAGCAATTGACCAGTCTTTAGTTTCTCACAGGCTTCTTTTTTTACTCGCTCAGAAAGATCCTTCGGTGGAAGAACCCAAATTAGATGAAATCTATCATATTGGAACAGTGGGAAGCATCTTAAGGATGTTAAAGCTTCCTGATGGAAGAGTAAGAATTTTTGTTCAGGGAATGTTAAGGGCAAAGTTAGAATATTTCGACGACACACAAGCATTTTATTCCGCCAAGATTTCTTTTATTCCTGAGGAAGAAAAAGAAAAGTGGTCAATGGAAACAGAAGCCCTTATAAGAAATATAAGAACAGGTTTAGAGAAGGCTGCATCTTTAGGAAAGCCATTATCGCCTGAAATCTTAATAATTGCCCAGAATTTAGATGACCCAGGGAGGCTGGCAGACCTTACAGCTGCAAATCTTGAATTGAAAGTGCCCGAAGCTCAACAGATTCTTGAATTATTCGATCCCAATGAAAGATTAAAAAAAGTTCATGAACTCCTTCAAAAAGAACTGGGGGTTTTAGAAATTCAACATCAAATAAGTCTTCAGGCAAAGGGAGAGATGGATAAAACCCAGAAGGAATATTTTTTAAGACAACAACTAAAAGCCATCCAGCAAGAACTTGGAGAAGGATCGGAGATTCAGGAAGAAATAAAGAACATGAAGGAAAAATTGGAAAAAATAAAAATGCCAAAGGAAGCAAAAGAAGAAGTGGAAAGACAGATAAAAAAATTGGAGAGGATGCATCCTGATTCAGCTGAGACAGCAGTTTTGAGGAACTATCTTGAATGGATGCTTGAACTTCCCTGGTCAAAGAACACAAAGGACAACCTTAATTTAGAAAAGGCTCATAAAATTCTTGATGAAGA
The sequence above is drawn from the Acidobacteriota bacterium genome and encodes:
- a CDS encoding DmsE family decaheme c-type cytochrome, translated to MEFKSRFNQLAFTILIPVVILILSLILFSSPERAIAQQEAEYAGIEQCEMCHEEMVKAFKDTIHGKKGFELRSDKACETCHGPAGAHVEAGGDKTKIKSVAALTSEEKSDMCLQCHERGRKMFWLGSAHDARGLACQNCHSVHNAKAEKAQLVKAKETELCFSCHKQKESQFYRASHHPIREGRVNCSDCHNPHGTQTAKLIDADSITEKCYECHAEKRGPFIWEHVPVREDCSLCHEPHGTNHLKMLKAKLPFLCQRCHSDTRHPGTLYDQTQILSNRLFNRSCTNCHALIHGSNHPSGKTFLR
- a CDS encoding methylmalonyl-CoA mutase family protein, which codes for MDKKKDWERKNLEPYVKSSPERQKEFTSVSGRKIKRLYTPLDLDNFSYLEKLGFPGEYPFTRGIHPTLYRGKLWTMRQFSGFGSPEDTNKRYKYLLSQGQTGLSVAFDLPTLMGVDADHPLATGEIGKCGVAISSLRDMEVLFDGINLGEISTSMTINAPAAVLWAMYIAVAEKQGVSPKVIRGTIQNDILKEYIAQKEYVFPPEPSMKLVVDTFEFGSKEVPQWNTISISGYHIREAGATAVQELAFTLRDGIEYVEWAIKRGLNVDEFAPRLSFFFNSHNDFFEEIAKFRAARRMWAKIMKERFKAKNERSWWLRFHTQTSGVSLMAQQPYNNIVRVAIQALAAVLGGTQSLHTNSMDETYALPAEQAVTIALRTQQILAYESGVANTIDPLGGSYYMEKITDEIEEKANEYIKKIDDLGGMVRAIEAGFPQREIQESSYWYQKAVERKEKIIVGVNEFIMENEKIPTLVVDEAVVEHQLQRLKDVKNERNTSYVKENLETLKKAAIDNENLMPYILKCVKSYATLGEIMDSLREIWGGYQEPIQF
- a CDS encoding MtrB/PioB family decaheme-associated outer membrane protein; protein product: MRKLLNLILIFGIIFGLSILPVSAEEKEKEEVKVKGRAVTGAEDIQTDAKSSKYYEYRDVPRGFYFNLFDLTVERGDRYLNFYANRIRQKDGKYGFSLGDYGKYNVDFEWDKIPHRFSFEGKTLYGELKPGVYTLSDQIQLDAQNAVGDGGLNALRYIGKARTLISDFLTGAHDVGLGLIRNKGTLDLTYNPSVPLSINFNASREARKGTRPIGASFGFSHVVEVQEPIDYNTTNVDANLEYSKQWGTLRAGYYASTFENDIQTLIWDNPYRITDQSYHAPVGAYVWGNGSVRGQMALMPSNSAQKFYINSSFKLLKSTRLNGSISYGSFSQNEKLLPYTINTAIVHEYSGALNSPADTANAKANITSMDFTLISKIIKNVYLNAGYRYYNFDNQTHELHLPGYSRFDQVWEEVPVSVEPYKFVQSRYFGDLSFNLIKNTSFKVGYSFYSIERKLGEEDEGKSDEGTLKASIDSNLTDWLLLRVSYLSAKREWSLEGKKDLYLLRLPGSFNFRRYHEANRDREGINFLVGISPIKNLDFSASYMSGKDKYPKSDYGLKTDDFSLYSFDLSYSIGANSAIYGFYSREEYKGYQGARQTANPPYDKISASTLNDWFATLKDTVDTFGGGLNTYLKKDKINFDLSYTYSKADGTSDLYSPPGREGTGPDLAANFTKKIDTTTLQTIRARLLWKLRPRFSVALGYWYEQYDLEDITRNDWKVDMLATGYALYLGALEPAYKYHVAFLTFICSW
- the nrdR gene encoding transcriptional regulator NrdR, yielding MKCPHCGEIEDKVIDSRIAKDGTTIRRRRECIKCGRRFTTYEKIEELPFMVIKKDGRREPFNRQKLLLGIRKACEKRPISVKIIEGIANEIEVMMQEKQEREISTSEIGKFVMEKLKKLDKVAYVRFASVYREFKDVDQFMDELSQLLKEK
- a CDS encoding lysylphosphatidylglycerol synthase transmembrane domain-containing protein; amino-acid sequence: MKKSFIKIFLTLLITLLLLFFFFKNTDLKEVHYHLKKISSISILSFILFVFLSFVIRAFRWKYMLINQKENIKFSNLLSAIIIGFAISYSIPGRVGEVVRPVLIGYKENINKSFAFGTVVVERLFDIISAIFLYGTFLFWSLFANDSLYKDKEVFKIIKKGSIFAFSLVFSLIFLLFIFHKNKTFLRSLIFFFMKPFTPKIKQNVLNIGENFLNGINCFFYNKKNLFFIIFYSIFLWTFISFSYWFFLYFTGIKIPFFYSFPYILILIVGASVPTPGMVGGFHAASKIGLVSLFSLDENQAIGITLILHIIVVVTTIFLGILFSWKEGLSISKFKSIEKTKKLKQYIF
- a CDS encoding Hsp20/alpha crystallin family protein; this encodes MKKIFPFSEIIRLETEMMKIFEEFFPVEKSNDILNVTWVPNVDICEKNEELIIRIELPGVNKKDIKIYLTGNKLEISGVKKEPLKQDAKVWYLLVEREYGRFLRRVFLPVTVNSEGVKTVFEDGILTIKFTKFQETKKGQVEIKLD
- a CDS encoding acyl-CoA dehydrogenase family protein; translated protein: MVDFRLTEEQIALQEMAREFALKELRPNAAKYDESDEFPWEIMKKAFEVGFLTSSIPQEYGGGGLSTLDTVIICEELAWGCAGMYTSIMANSLALTPIILFGNDEQKRKFFTSFTKEMGFASFALTEREAGSDAGGIATTAKKANGEYIINGSKCFITNGGVSKLSVVFATVDRTRGPRGITAFIVPMDTPGVKIGKIENKMGHRASNTAEIFFDDVKIPEENLLGKEGMGFLVAMKTLDKARPSVGAGGLGIARAAYEHALEYSKTRKQFEKPIASFQHIAFKLSEMATEINAARHLVYHSAWLLDNGLKATKEAAMAKLFATDVAMKITVDALQIFGGYGYMKDYPMEKLVRDAKLMQIYEGTNEIQKYVISREILGPLK
- a CDS encoding secondary thiamine-phosphate synthase enzyme YjbQ: MKIINSSISLQTKGFCDVKDITEEISDLVKKYGVKNGHVLIFVAGSTGGLTTIEYEPNLIKDFKEIIEKIIPSSKSYHHDSTWGDGNGFSHLRASLIGSSLVVPISEGKLLLGTWQQIVFIDFDNRPRRREIKVQISGE